A region from the Natronorubrum halophilum genome encodes:
- a CDS encoding zinc-binding dehydrogenase has protein sequence MHAVKITEHGDRDVIEYGNYPDPEVGREDVLVDVKAAALNHLDIWTRRGMPGIDLEMPHIPGSDGAGVVEAVGEDVTRFEEGDHVALSAGVGDLRMDDPTLDPRFHIIGEHVPGIHAEYAAIPEDNLIPVPDGVDWSVAGSSCLVFQTAWRMLIERAELEAGESVLVLGASGGVGHAALQIADYAGAEVYATGSTAEKLDYAREHGADHVCNYEEEEFADWVLDETDRRGVDVVVEHVGAPTWQDSLKSLTKGGRLVTCGGTGGGNPETDIPRIFWNQLQIIGSTMATPGQVDDVMELVWDGTFEPAIREELPMSESARAHEIIENREGFGKVVVRPDSEL, from the coding sequence ATGCACGCAGTCAAGATCACCGAACACGGCGACCGGGACGTCATCGAGTACGGCAACTACCCCGACCCCGAGGTCGGACGCGAGGACGTGCTGGTCGACGTCAAGGCGGCAGCACTCAACCACCTCGATATCTGGACGCGCCGCGGAATGCCGGGAATCGACCTCGAGATGCCCCACATTCCGGGCAGCGACGGGGCGGGCGTCGTCGAAGCGGTCGGCGAGGACGTCACCCGCTTCGAGGAAGGCGATCACGTCGCGCTCTCGGCCGGCGTCGGCGACCTGCGAATGGACGATCCGACGCTCGATCCGCGCTTCCACATCATCGGCGAGCACGTTCCGGGCATTCACGCCGAGTACGCCGCCATCCCCGAGGATAACCTGATTCCGGTCCCCGACGGCGTCGACTGGTCGGTCGCCGGCTCGAGCTGTCTCGTCTTCCAGACCGCCTGGCGGATGCTGATCGAGCGGGCGGAACTCGAGGCCGGCGAGTCGGTGCTCGTGTTGGGAGCCAGCGGCGGGGTCGGCCACGCCGCGCTCCAGATCGCCGATTACGCGGGCGCGGAGGTGTACGCGACCGGCAGCACGGCGGAAAAACTCGACTACGCCCGCGAGCACGGTGCCGATCACGTCTGTAACTACGAGGAGGAGGAGTTCGCGGATTGGGTCTTGGACGAGACCGACCGTCGCGGCGTCGACGTCGTCGTCGAGCACGTCGGCGCGCCGACGTGGCAGGACTCCCTCAAGAGCCTCACCAAGGGCGGGCGGCTCGTGACCTGTGGCGGCACCGGCGGCGGAAACCCGGAGACGGACATTCCGCGCATCTTCTGGAACCAGCTCCAGATCATCGGCTCGACGATGGCCACGCCCGGCCAGGTCGACGACGTGATGGAACTCGTCTGGGACGGCACGTTCGAGCCCGCGATTCGCGAGGAATTGCCGATGAGCGAGTCCGCACGCGCCCACGAGATCATCGAGAACCGAGAAGGGTTCGGCAAGGTCGTCGTTCGGCCCGACAGCGAACTGTAA
- a CDS encoding DUF7853 family protein produces MSSKPSEAETYEVTLSRDEQWVVHHLLATDIDEAIDNGEAAPAWALELFETIEAADETAVFTDYQAQQLSDAMTAYVTCEDAPEQDIVNGSSVVDRLEARLESRQPTE; encoded by the coding sequence ATGAGTTCCAAACCATCGGAAGCCGAGACGTACGAAGTCACGCTCTCCAGAGACGAGCAATGGGTCGTCCACCACCTCCTCGCGACCGATATCGACGAGGCTATCGACAACGGCGAGGCCGCGCCGGCGTGGGCGCTCGAGTTGTTCGAGACCATCGAAGCCGCCGACGAAACGGCTGTATTCACCGACTATCAAGCCCAGCAACTCTCGGACGCGATGACCGCGTACGTCACCTGTGAGGACGCTCCCGAACAGGATATCGTCAACGGATCGAGCGTCGTCGACCGACTCGAGGCGCGCCTCGAGTCGAGGCAACCGACCGAGTGA
- a CDS encoding NUDIX hydrolase → MSTERDELPHENAGQDVIAVDADDTELELVNRLEAHTGDGIRHRAFTSLVFDGEGNVLLAQRAPDKRLWGTHWDGTVASHPVEGQSQEEATRERLEEELGIAPDQYDDLRLTDRFEYKRYFENAGVEHEVCAVLKLTLSDHRLEPNEEEVAGLMWVPYERLHSNPEWYRQLRLCPWFEIAMRRDVRGE, encoded by the coding sequence ATGAGTACGGAACGGGACGAACTTCCCCACGAGAACGCCGGACAGGACGTGATCGCGGTCGATGCAGACGACACCGAACTCGAGTTGGTCAACCGACTCGAGGCCCACACCGGCGACGGAATTCGACATCGAGCATTTACCTCGCTCGTCTTCGACGGCGAGGGGAACGTCCTGCTCGCCCAGCGGGCACCCGACAAGCGCCTCTGGGGGACCCACTGGGACGGCACCGTCGCCTCCCACCCCGTCGAGGGACAGAGCCAGGAGGAAGCGACCCGCGAACGACTCGAGGAGGAACTTGGAATCGCGCCCGACCAGTACGACGACCTGCGCCTGACCGACCGCTTCGAGTACAAACGCTACTTCGAGAACGCGGGCGTCGAACACGAGGTCTGTGCCGTCTTGAAGCTGACGCTGTCCGACCACCGCCTCGAACCGAACGAGGAGGAGGTTGCCGGGCTGATGTGGGTCCCCTACGAACGGCTCCACTCGAACCCGGAGTGGTATCGCCAGCTTCGACTCTGTCCGTGGTTCGAGATCGCGATGCGACGCGACGTCCGAGGCGAGTAG